In Megalobrama amblycephala isolate DHTTF-2021 linkage group LG10, ASM1881202v1, whole genome shotgun sequence, one DNA window encodes the following:
- the zfyve26 gene encoding zinc finger FYVE domain-containing protein 26 isoform X6, translating to MHPFGREEETSRRELFGFFTRCLQRGEWELAAACVRQLGDERGDDPQSPQDIVQAIVTYPYPLRWETVGSPHRLAWYWLQVLEKRTKIKVSGSVKRELEFLLLLEELEDVPQSVLKELHEAFLYSEAVKGKIPGDSAPPLSAAVLSCLRSLLTRQQPRLCHSLISFLQHADHSRDHALQDVFIQHLTVRVNVPVEERNEEWVEQVCAVLALAPWGPERSGAELETLWKGLWSAREGLMTEERILGCLLRPQSQALLTAYSSTALRLLEEKLLEEAPHTQVDLPDLERVMLGLCCHGNKRLVWKAIYFECLSSGKHFLEQVLLTGLDLIKREEFSKLETLLQTEFQPLSRLLLLLGWMHCQSLDSAKSLLRVLHHQQPQTTDSVLSELACTLSSQLAVLEWCDQNNPGISHDALLSHLHMLDHHSALYVLHCLTPLAKYEEHKVLELLQRTGDPSLLDSPSCSVQRNITLFQGFCAMKYALYAICVNAHMHTGCLDCEPQHQQQTEAGQGEEPPEGCSDLFQHYLSECQLYLEAVPALFRLELLENIFSLLFLSDSDFSPLTDQTSTVTDAQPDTERIKSISTKGVSVAESIVKVENGGKMEGMKVQVGESDQINPELGHLTSGCRGFLVDLSVMERILRLVREGLEGVCGVGQEDGRALAADVELAESLGCSVTAETFSARLQRLSKYTAEAQWRLQIVTSNHGSGNDDFYLPSPLPSPALPLKRQGSGSSNSGFRRRRKNHRHRSERHVSSERQNGEVSTSTSDGGVCVGSTCRGSEVCPCGGPHSWLVPAMLSPSESLLITCIRRGNYIEAQQVIAMYGLENSECAGELVFMDRYREVLNELAQVEQKIESQSLSSSSSSSEGLGTVGVAPGGRTRMGSSSRLTLKSIGSAAAAGVAFYSISDVADRLLSTPSRPIPCLEDSFWLSQCSTDSPDLVRPVVEELSPAAMAAFDLACCQCQLWKTSRQLLETAERRLGSFLEARGVRVDAKVPHANGIRGFPSVLQQISKVLNRTSVSKGTNCNGEENAVYSPFGCSAQEVLLSCHSMLTEESIASRLNLNQRLEVTLQTLTSATNTSDALTGSSLLTALAEQAGLKQSELDSHPVRTAMKQLLQYLDQLCPFEPDSAPGRPDYIRNFLDYVNVLASVLVRSLWSEDQSMEVKLGNPLLLLLQSPTQLLSLLLFDRQVSPDRVLSLLQQEQLRVNVQQVVVQRCCETLPLWDSRAMTFSQGQPRIAGFNGGAFCPASIASIFQQHAQECAPSLDLSDLATISDPSSESEVSVEDTSATSTNLSTSPPSPSSSPPSSFLLTPSALSFLKSRSPLVAALACLGASRGGVIRTTSSGWSGLPSYFRGSGRKEAVLDGDQISREGEALLKNFPILRMYLRSMAEPVLGVSLEAEEGLGLTLCGKPVVGMLFSGLQGSTAQAMAAEAFQQSLNAGDLNRALELLEHYAQQCSQEGALRDKLLACTALQESSSVEQLFRVRDWELRGRVVLQGLDRWPLQHCLELLQFCLSDQNTQDPLREQLQQRKQELDMYQRMLSLQPPLPCETWQELREESTKNPEPLFNLMLEAREFELCGQWVQLYSVSDQSRMQLQTEHLLYLLEQNYTEDAFQLLEALSDSMGLEVSEQALDRRPGLAACHFLSDYLTLHFQSQMTLARRRHIHALHLGSKVLLTLPEASRQDYFSLLSDPLLMLEQLLMNLKVDWATVAISTLRSLLPAQDAGITNQHIDTLLADYARKALDFPYAPREWSRSDSVISLQDAFLQCPAQESCPSSPSHTPPPSAGSTPMHTPSSERRPSGKRIRQLATPFTPPEKTPDRKDWIPDHKQHICMVCQRERFTMFNRRHHCRRCGRLVCHSCSSRKMAVEGSEEPVRVCDQCYNFFHMDSDEELDQGEVAGSPASIDGVLNGVLSLPEVPRKQYRLSPNPAENQQLKSEFYYEQAPSASLCVAILTLHSDHAACGQQLIGHCRLLSRKLTNPEVDARLLTDVMRQLLFSAKLMFVNAGCTQEPALCDSYISKVDVLKILVSANYKYIPSLDDIQETTAVTRLRNQLLEAEHYQLAVEVSTKSGLDPNGVWQAWGMASLKAGNLSGAREKFARCLKAPVDRNQLNHGVRLLQEIVQHLESTVKPTLSTTVDEDILASLRELEEALSDSAPLDATESRVQRSGYYQECLFYLLTYGTHLSLISFYLRHDCLKDALTHVQTKKCSEDVFLEGIFQPCLERGRLGTLQGLLETLDPTLETWGCYLLSACQLLQRRGHYHSLYQLQQFMMDHVRAAMTCIRFFSHGARSYLQLGEQQRWLIRAKEHLRTYLQEQQSRRKSHSSSFRKKMSSTDVSRHVHTIELQLEVTRFLHRCESSPSKTAVGPAPTGNSGPPTLFGNSPMKVDVACKVMLGGKNIEEGFGIAYRVIQDFQLEALAVYIRVGQRLVRQRQYSSVRQLLKCVGESGTASKHDCDAIVLSCVSVADKSPADAKELETLILECKSAENKIKAYLQCSKLRAAYLQAVKLELVKAAPLVQDVMRAAESSGDSVMHNICRQWLSEHQEQSSKQRHSNN from the exons ATGCATCCGTTTGGCCGTGAAGAAGAGACCTCCAGGCGGGAGCTCTTCGGCTTCTTCACGCGGTGTTTGCAGCGCGGAGAATGGGAGCTCGCGGCAGCCTGCGTGCGTCAGCTCGGCGATGAGCGCGGAGACGATCCCCAAAGCCCGCAGGACATCGTTCAGGCCATCGTTACTTACCCATATCCGCTCAG GTGGGAAACAGTGGGCAGCCCTCACAGATTGGCTTGGTATTGGCTTCAAGTCCTGGAGAAACGGACTAAAATAAAG GTGAGCGGGTCTGTGAAGAGGGAACTGGAGTTCTTGTTGCTCTTAGAGGAACTTGAAGACGTCCCACAGTCTGTACTTAAG GAGCTGCATGAAGCCTTCCTGTACTCTGAggcagtaaagggaaagattcCAGGTGATTCTGCTCCTCCACTGAGTGCTGCTGTTCTATCCTGCCTCCGTTCTCTTTTAACCCGCCAGCAGCCGCGGCTCTGCCACTCTCTCATCAGCTTCCTTCAGCACGCGGACCACTCCAGAGACCATGCCTTACAGGACGTCTTCATCCAACACCTCACTGTGAGAGTGAACGTGCCTGTGGAGGAGAGGAACGAGGAATGGGTGGAGCAGGTGTGTGCAGTGCTGGCCTTAGCACCATGGGGGCCGGAGAGGTCAGGTGCTGAACTAGAGACCCTGTGGAAGGGATTGTGGTCGGCTAGAGAAGGGCTCATGACGGAGGAGAGGATTCTGGGATGTCTATTGAGGCCGCAGAGCCAAGCTCTGTTGACTGCATACAGCTCCACAGCACTCAGACTGCTCGAAGAGAAGCTGCTGGAAGAggctccacacacacagg TTGACTTGCCTGATCTGGAAAGGGTCATGCTTGGCCTGTGCTGTCATGGCAACAAGCGTTTGGTGTGGAAAGCCATTTACTTTGAGTGTTTGAGCAGTGGAAAGCACTTTCTTGAGCAGGTCTTG CTTACTGGTTTAGATCTCATAAAGAGGGAGGAATTCTCCAAACTAGAAACACTATTGCAGACTGAGTTTCAGCCTTTGTCCCGACTCTTGTTGTTGCTGGGCTGGATGCATTGTCAAAGCCTGGATTCTGCCAAGTCCCTTCTTAGAGTCCTGCATCACCAACAG cCCCAGACCACTGATTCAGTATTGAGTGAGTTGGCCTGCACTCTGTCCTCTCAACTTGCTGTGCTGGAATGGTGTGATCAGAACAATCC AGGGATATCCCATGATGCCTTGCTGAGTCACTTACACATGCTGGACCATCACTCTGCCCTCTATGTGCTACACTGCCTGACACCCCTTGCCAAGTATGAGGAGCACAAAGTGCTTGAACTACTGCAAAGAACAG GAGATCCTTCGTTATTGGATTCACCCAGCTGCTCTGTCCAGCGAAACATCACTCTGTTTCAAGGCTTCTGTGCCATGAAGTATGCCCTGTACGCCATCTGTGTGAACGCACACATGCACACCGGCTGCCTGGACTGTGAGCCTCAGCATCAGCAGCAGACAGAGGCGGGTCAGGGGGAGGAGCCACCTGAAG GATGCTCTGATCTGTTTCAGCACTACCTTTCGGAATGTCAGCTGTACCTAGAAGCTGTTCCAGCATTATTCCGTTTGGAGCTCTTGGAGAACATTTTCTCCCTCCTCTTCCTGTCCGACTCTGACTTCAGCCCACTAACAGATCAGACGAGCACCGTCACAGACGCCCAACCAGACACTGAGAGAATTAAATCAATCAGTACCAAAGGTGTGAGTGTGGCTGAGAGCATCGTAAAAGTAGAAAATGGTGGGAAGATGGAGGGAATGAAGGTCCAGGTTGGAGAGTCTGATCAGATAAACCCAGAACTGGGCCACCTGACATCAGGGTGTCGGGGGTTTCTGGTGGATTTGAGTGTGATGGAGCGGATTCTACGGCTGGTAAGGGAGGGCTTGGAGGGCGTGTGTGGGGTCGGGCAGGAGGACGGCAGGGCGCTTGCGGCCGATGTGGAGTTGGCAGAGAGTCTGGGATGTTCTGTTACTGCTGAAACGTTCAGCGCCCGGTTACAGAGGTTGTCTAAATACACAGCAGAGGCCCAATGGAGACTGCAGATTGTTACTAGTAACCATGGCAGTGGGAATG ATGACTTTTACCTCCCATCTCCACTTCCCAGTCCGGCACTTCCTCTGAAGCGCCAGGGTAGCGGCAGCAGCAATTCAGGCTTTCGGAGGAGGAGAAAAAACCATCGGCATCGCTCTGAACGTCACGTCTCATCTGAACGACAGAACGGGGAGGTCAGCACTAGCACCTCAG ATggtggtgtgtgtgttggaTCCACGTGCCGTGGAAGTGAAGTGTGTCCGTGTGGTGGACCTCACAGCTGGCTGGTTCCTGCGATGCTTTCCCCTTCTGAATCTCTCCTCATCACATGCATTCGCAGAGGCAACTACATAGAAGCCCAGCAG GTGATTGCAATGTACGGTTTGGAGAACTCTGAGTGTGCAGGCGAACTGGTCTTTATGGACCGGTACCGGGAGGTACTGAACGAGCTGGCTCAGGTGGAGCAGAAGATAGAGAGCCAGTCACTTTCTTCATCATCCTCATCTTCAGAGGGTCTGGGCACAGTGGGTGTTGCTCCAGGGGGCAGGACCAGAATGGGCAGTAGCAGCAGATTGACACTCAAGAGTATTGGGAGTGCAGCAGCCGCAg GCGTGGCTTTTTATTCCATTTCTGATGTGGCTGATCGTTTACTTAGTACCCCGAGCAGGCCGATACCCTGTCTAGAGGACAGCTTCTGGCTCTCCCAGTGCTCTACAGACTCACCAGACCTCGTGCGACCCGTTGTGGAAGAGTTGAGCCCTGCAGCTATGGCGGCCTTTGACCTCGCCTGCTGTCAGTGCCAGCTGTGGAAAACGTCACGGCAGCTGCTTGAGACTGCAGAGAGAAGACTTGGCAGCTTTCTGGAGGCCAGAG GTGTACGAGTTGATGCAAAGGTTCCTCATGCCAACGGTATTAGAGGCTTCCCTTCAGTACTACAACAAATCAGCAAGGTCCTTAACAGAACCTCTGTCAGCAAAGGCACAA ACTGTAATGGAGAGGAGAATGCTGTTTACAGCCCCTTTGGCTGTAGTGCCCAGGAAGTGCTGCTGTCTTGTCATTCAATGTTAACAGAAGAGAGTATAGCCTCCCGTCTAAACCTGAATCAGCGCTTAGAGGTTACGCTTCAAACCCTGACCTCTGCCACCAACACCTCAG ACGCTTTGACAGGGAGCTCTCTCTTGACAGCACTGGCCGAACAGGCTGGTCTCAAGCAGTCTGAACTGGATTCCCACCCGGTTCGAACTGCTATGAAACAACTCCTACAGTATCTGGACCAGCTCTGCCCATTTGAGCCTGACAGTGCCCCTGGCAGGCCAGATTACATACGCAACTTCCTCGATTACGTCAACGTGTTGGCTTCAGTACTGGTGCGCAGTTTGTGGTCCGAGG ATCAGTCCATGGAGGTGAAATTGGGAAATCCTCTTTTACTGTTGCTTCAGTCGCCTACCCAGCTCCTCTCTCTCCTTTTGTTTGACAGACAGGTGTCACCTGACAG GGTTCTTTCTCTCTTGCAGCAGGAGCAGTTGCGTGTGAATGTGCAGCAGGTTGTAGTTCAGCGCTGTTGTGAAACTCTCCCTCTCTGGGATTCTAGGGCTATGACGTTTTCTCAAGGGCAACCGAGGATCGCAGGGTTCAATGGTGGTGCGTTCTGCCCGGCCAGCATCGCCTCAATTTTCCAGCAGCACGCTCAGGAGTGCGCCCCTTCCCTTGACCTCTCTGACCTTGCCACAATCTCTGACCCCAGCTCTGAGTCTGAGGTCTCAGTGGAGGACACATCTGCTACATCCACCAACCTCTCCACCTCTCCACCATCGCCATCTTCAAGTCCTCCTTCTTCTTTTCTCCTCACTCCTTCTGCACTGTCTTTTCTGAAGTCCCGTTCCCCCCTTGTTGCCGCCCTGGCTTGCCTTGGCGCCAGTCGGGGTGGTGTGATCCGGACAACTTCCTCTGGCTGGTCAGGCTTACCTTCATATTTTCGTGGATCTGGGCGTAAAGAGGCAGTTTTGGACGGAGACCAGATCTCAAGAGAAGGGGAGGCCCTGCTTAAAAACTTCCCTATCCTGAGAATGTACCTGCGGTCCATGGCTGAGCCAGTTCTGGGGGTCTCATTGGAAGCAGAAGAAGGTCTTGGGCTGACTCTCTGTGGGAAGCCTGTGGTGGGAATGCTGTTTTCTGGCCTGCAGGGCAGTACAGCGCAAGCAATGGCTGCTGAAGCATTCCAGCAATCCTTAAACGCTGGCGATCTGAACAGAGCCTTAGAGCTTCTAGAGCATTATGCACAACAGTGCAGCCAGGAGGGGGCACTCCGGGACAAACTACTGGCATGCACTGCTCTGCAAG AAAGCAGCAGTGTGGAGCAGTTGTTTCGTGTAAGGGACTGGGAGCTGCGTGGACGTGTGGTTCTGCAGGGTTTGGACCGCTGGCCATTACAACACTGTTTAGAGTTGCTGCAATTCTGTCTCAGTGACCAGAACACCCAGGATCCTCTCCGAGAGCAGCTTCAGCAGAGGAAACAGGAGCTGGACATGTACCAGCGG ATGCTGAGTTTGCAGCCACCGTTGCCATGTGAGACATGGCAGGAGTTGAGGGAGGAGTCTACAAAGAATCCTGAACCTCTGTTCAATCTAATGCTGGAGGCCAGG GAGTTTGAGTTGTGTGGTCAGTGGGTACAGCTGTATTCAGTTTCTGATCAGTCTCGAATGCAGCTGCAGACTGAACACCTGCTATACCTCCTAGAACAGAATTACACAGAAGATGCTTTCCAG CTTTTggaagctctttctgattcgaTGGGTTTGGAGGTTAGTGAGCAAGCCCTGGATCGAAGACCTGGATTGGCTGCCTGCCATTTCCTGTCAGATTACCTCACCCTACACTTTCAGAGTCAGATGACCCTTGCTCGGAGACGCCACATCCATGCCCTGCACCTTGGCTCGAAG GTTCTACTGACTTTGCCGGAAGCATCTCGTCAGGATTATTTTTCCCTGCTGTCTGATCCGCTTCTCATGCTGGAGCAGCTACTGATGAATCTGAAGGTAGACTGGGCCACCGTTGCCATCAGCACTCTACGGAGCCTTCTACCGGCTCAGGACGCTGGTATCACCAACCAACACATTGACACCCTACTGGCAGATTATGCCCGGAAGGCTCTTGATTTTCCTTATGCACCTAGAGAGTGGTCACGTTCTG ACTCTGTCATTAGTCTGCAGGATGCATTTCTGCAGTGTCCAGCCCAGGAGAGCTGCCCATCTTCTCCAAGCCACACCCCTCCTCCATCAGCAG gcaGCACACCCATGCACACACCCTCCAGTGAGAGACGCCCCAGTGGAAAGAGGATCCGGCAGCTGGCCACACCTTTCACCCCTCCGGAGAAAACCCCTGACCGCAAGGACTGGATCCCAGACCACAAACAGCACATCTGTATGGTCTGCCAGAGGGAGAGATTCACCATG TTTAACAGACGGCACCACTGCAGACGCTGTGGCAGGCTGGTGTGTCATTCCTGCTCCAGCAGGAAGATGGCTGTAGAGGGCTCTGAAGAGCCTGTCAGAGTCTGTGATCAATGCTACAATTTCTTCCACATGGA CTCAGACGAGGAGCTTGATCAGGGGGAAG TAGCTGGCAGCCCTGCGTCCATTGATGGAGTCCTGAATGGGGTTCTCAGTCTGCCTGAGGTTCCACGAAAGCAGTATCGCCTGAGTCCAAACCCAGCAGAGAACCAGCAGCTGAAGAGCGAGTTCTACTATGAACAG GCACCcagcgcatccctgtgtgttgCTATACTGACTCTACACAGTGATCACGCAGCCTGCGGGCAGCAGTTGATTGGCCACTGCCGCTTACTCTCACGCAAACTGACCAATCCTGAGGTGGATGCTCGTCTGCTGACAGATGTGATGCGGCAGCTGCTGTTCAGTGCCAAACTCATGTTTGTAAACGCAGGATGCACCCAAGAGCCGGCACTCTGCGACAG CTACATCAGTAAGGTGGATGTGTTGAAGATTCTGGTCAGTGCAAACTACAAATACATTCCATCTCTTGACGATATTCAGGAAACGACTGCAGTGACGCGCCTGCGCAACCAGCTGCTGGAGGCCGAGCACTACCAGCTGGCGGTGGAG GTGTCGACTAAGAGTGGACTGGACCCGAATGGAGTTTGGCAGGCATGGGGTATGGCATCTTTGAAGGCTGGAAATCTGAGCGGGGCCAGAGAGAAGTTTGCCCGCTGTCTAAAAGCACCAGTAGATCGGAACCAGCTAAACCACGGAGTGAGACTTCTGCAGGAGATCGTTCAGCACCTGGAGTCCACAGTCAAACCTACTCTAAGCACG aCAGTGGATGAGGACATCTTGGCCTCTTTGCGTGAGCTGGAAGAGGCTCTCTCTGATTCTGCCCCTCTAGATGCCACAGAGAGCAGAGTTCAGCGGTCCGGCTACTATCAGGAGTGCCTGTTTTACCTGCTCACTTACGGCACACACTTGAGCCTCATCAGCTTTTACCTGCGCCACGACTGTCTGAAAGACGCACTCACCCACGTACAGACCAAG AAGTGTTCAGAGGATGTGTTTCTGGAGGGCATTTTTCAGCCCTGTCTTGAACGTGGGCGGTTGGGGACTTTGCAGGGTCTGTTAGAAACTCTGGACCCCACACTGGAGACCTGGGGCTGTTACCTTCTTTCAGCCTGTCAGTTACTGCAGCGCAGGGGACACTACCACTCTCTGTACCAACTCCAACAGTTCATGATG GATCACGTTCGCGCCGCTATGACATGCATTCGCTTCTTTTCTCATGGTGCTCGGTCCTACCTGCAGCTGGGAGAACAGCAGCGCTGGCTGATCCGAGCCAAAGAGCACCTGAGAACTTACCTACAGGAACAGCAGAGCCGCAGGAAATCACACAGCTCCTCTTTCAGGAAGAAAATGAGCTCCACTGATGTCTCAAG ACACGTCCACACAATCGAGCTGCAGTTGGAAGTGACACGCTTCTTACACCGCTGTGAAAGCTCACCATCCAAGACAGCTGTAGGCCCCGCCCCCACAGGGAACAGTGGCCCACCCACTCTGTTTGGAAACAGCCCCATGAAGGTGGATGTGGCCTGCAAG GTGATGCTGGGAGGAAAGAACATTGAGGAAGGTTTTGGCATTGCATATCGAGTAATACAG GACTTCCAGCTGGAGGCACTGGCAGTCTACATACGGGTTGGACAGCGCCTGGTCCGGCAGCGCCAGTACTCGTCTGTGCGGCAGCTGCTGAAGTGTGTAGGGGAGTCTGGAACGGCCTCTAAACACGACTGTGACGCCATTGTGCTCAGCTGTGTCTCTGTGGCTGATAAGAGTCCTGCAGAT gcTAAAGAACTAGAGACCCTGATTCTGGAGTGTAAGAGTGCAGAAAACAAG atAAAGGCATATCTCCAGTGCAGTAAGCTGCGGGCAGCGTATCTCCAGGCTGTGAAGCTTGAGCTTGTAAAGGCGGCTCCATTAGTACAGGACGTGATGCGGGCCGCTGAAAGCTCAGGTGACTCTGTCATGCACAACATCTGCCGCCAATGGCTCTCGGAGCATCAGGAACAATCTTCAAAGCAACGACACAGCAATAACTGA